AACGATTTTAGTATTACACAGGAAAATGCTTCACAGATAGCAGATCTATGCCAATTCCTTGAGGGAATACCTCTGGCCATTGAACTTGCAGCAGCAAATATTGCACAAATCTCCATACAAACAATGCTTAACCAAAGTCAAAATCGCTTAAGCTGGCTTATATCAGAATCTAATAGTTTGTCCGATCGTCAGCGTACCATGAAAAACACTATTGAATGGGGATATAATCTGCTTAGCACTAATCAAAAAAGAATTTTCATAAGGCTTGGTGTTTTTAAAGGAAAGTTTAATATAAAGGCTGTATCAGCTGTAATAAACAAAAATAATGATATTGAAAATTTATATGAGGATCTATTGTCATTAACAAATAAAAGCATCTTGACGCTAGATTCAGAATTTGAGGAAAGGGATAAAATATGCTTCAATATGCTTGAAATACTCAGGGAATATGCGGTTTTGTTATTATCAACAGATAGTGATGAAAAAATAATAAAAGAATGCCATGCAGATTATTTTTTTTCTTATGTTATTGATGCTGAAAACAATTTTTATTATTCAAACCATCAAACAAGTCTCATTATGGTGGATCAAGCATATTTAGACATTATTTGTGCCTTGGAGTATTATAGGATAACAGATTGTCTGGAAAAAGAGTTAGAACTGGCTGTAGCAATGGGTTATTACTGGGAGGCACGAGGCTATTGGAAAAAAGGTCAAAGCATATTCAAATCATTAATTCAAAAACAGGATAATTCTTTAAATGCCAATTGTTATATTAAAGCATACCAATGGTTTGGCAGATTTGTTTTTTTAAATGGCAATTATGAGGAAGCAGTAAATATTTTCGAACAAGGTTTGAGATTAGCAATGGAAAGAAATGATCTTATAGGCGAAGCTTCAATTAGGTATAATTTAGCTTTGACGTATAATATATCAGGCAATTTAAAATATGAAGTGGAATTATTGAATCAAAGTTTAAGTGTATACCGAGAAGCTTGTTACAAGCGTGGTATTGCAGAGGTCCTTCAAGAGCTTGGGCAGGTTTATTACTTTAAAGGATCATATGATGCAGCAGAGATGTATTTAAATGAAAGTCTTGATATATACAAAGAATATAACGACAGATACGGTATATTAAGGACATATGGAAGGATGGGCCTGGTTTTAAGGGGTAAGGGTGAGTTTGAGCAGGCAATGCAAATGCTTCATAGATATCTTTTAGCTTGTGAAGAAATAGATGATAGAGTTGAAATGGCATTTGCGTTAATTAATATTGCAGAATTGGCACGATCCCAATGTGACTATGTAGTAGCAGAGAGTTATTATTTGAGAGGGTTAAATCTTGGATATGAACTGGGATATATAGCTATAATAGCATCTATAAAAAAAGACTTGGGCGAAATATATCATTATAAGGGGAATATCAATAAAGCATCTAAGTTATTTGACGAAAGCTTAACAATACTAGAAGAAACAGGTTATAAGGGAGATGTGCCTTGGGTATATCGTAATATGGCTGAGTTGGAATTAGCAAGGGGAAATTATTTAAAAGCTGAGGAGTTATTTTTAATAGGATTAAAGTTTTATATTGAGATAAAGCAAAACACTCTTAGTTATATTTTTCTGGTATTTGAGGGTCTTGCTACTGTTTCAGCAATGCTTGAGGATTACAATCGAGCTGCTTGTCTTTATTCAGCAGCAAACAAGTTATTCCAGACAGTAGGAAATCTGCTTGCTATTAATGACATAAATTCATTCAATAACAGGCTTAATGCTCTTCACTCCAAGATGGATGCAAGTGCATTTGAAACTTCATGGAATGAAGGACATAGTATGAGCCTTGAACATGCGATAGGATATGCTTTGGATGATAACAAATATGATAGAACAATGGCAAACAAAATGATTAATTATATAAATGAAAATTATGAAAAAGATATTTCCCTTAATGAAATATCTGAATATTTCAATATGTCTACTTCATATCTTAGTACAATGTTTAAATACTATACAGGTCAGAATTTCAAGGATTATTTAAATTTATGCAGGGTTAAAGCATCTAAAGAGCTAATGAAAAAAAATAGCAGCTTAAAAATCAATGAAATTGCATCAAAAGTGGGATGTAATGGTTCTGTGACTTTTATTCGTATGTTTAGAAAATACGAAGGCATGTCCCCTGGACAATATTATTCCAACCTTAAAATAAATGAAAAAAAGTAAAGTACATTTCAAATATTCAAATTTTAAATTTTTATCAAAAAAAAATATAATGAATTGAAAATAATGCTAATGGATACTATTGGCATGCTTAATATAAAATTATTGTAAGAGGTCTAAATAAATTACGACAAAAATCTTACATTACGTTATGCATGTAGCCAACGATTCAAGGATACTTGCGAAAACGGAATTTAATAGATTTTTCGTAATTTGTATAAATTTTAAAATTTAAAGAATAATTTAGGGGGATATTTCATGTTTAAGCAAAAAAAACTTTCTATTCTGACAATAATAATATTGTTAACAAGTGTAACTTTATTCCCGACTGCTGGAAGCTATGCTGTTAGTGACCTAAAAGTTGGTGCTTGGATAGGTGAACAACCTACTGATCAAGGAGTCAAAGCATTTAATCAGTTGCAAAACAGAAATCTAGATATAGTTCATATGTTTGTGGACTGGAGCACTAATTTTGATTCCATAAGAAATAATGTAAATTCTGCATCTGCAAACAATGCAATTTTATTATTTACATGGGAACCTTGGGAATACGATACAGTTCAGATTATGAATGGTAACGCTGACAACTATATTAAAAAAATGGCTCAAGATATGAAGTCGTATGGAAAAGAAATTTGGTTAAGACCTTTGCATGAAGCCAATGGTGATTGGTATCCATGGGCTATAGGCTATAAAAGCGGTAAAAATACAAACAGCACATATATATCTGCATTCAGGCATATTGTAGATATTTTCAGGAATGAAGGCACAAATAATGTAAAATTCATATTCAATGTAAACTGTAGTAATGTAGGACCAAATACCTCTTTTACAGGAATTTATCCTGGTGATAATTATGTAGATTACAATTCCATAGATGGTTATAATTGGGGAACTACACAATCATGGGGAAGCACTTGGCAAACTTTTGATCAGATTTTTTCAAGTGCATATAACAGCTTGAAAAACTATAATAAGCAAATTTTTATAGCTGAATGGGCTTCCACAGAAATAGGAGGAAACAAGGCACAGTGGATTACCGATTCTTTTAATACGATTAAATCATCATATGATAAAATTTTCGCACAAGTTTGGTTTAGCCACAATAAAGAAACTGATTGGAGAATCAACTCAAGTGAATCGGCTCTATCTGCATATAAAAATGCTATAAAGAAAACAAGTTCAACAAGTACGCCTACTAATACTCCTACTAATACACCTACTAATGTGCCTACTAATACATCTAGCAGGGTTGTCCAAGACATTAATATGGATGGTGTTGTAAATATGGCTGACGTATTGCAGATAGCTATTGCTTTTAATTCAGTTAGGGGAAATCCTAATTATAAAACAACTTTAGATTTAAATAACGATGGTGTAATAAACATGAGTGATGTAATTATGTGTGCTGTTAAGTTCAACACTATTTGCTTGTAATTTTCTGCAAAACAATAATAATATAGCAAGACTGAAATTTTGCAAAGCAGCGTGAATTCATATACAAGGCCAGAGAAAGTATGCGATAATACTTCTATTGTATACTTTCTCTAGTCCGACCCTACAAGCCTACAATGGCATCGTTAAAGCTATTCATAAAACTCAATAACTCAGCTGGAAAAAATCATAATAATTTTTATGTTTTATCATGATGCTCTATTATCTTGCATCAATTTCTGCTACCACAGATAATATGTAAATTTTGTATTACAAAAAAAAACAGATTAAATCAACGAAATAATTATCTGTATTATGGATTTTGAACCTAATGTAATTCTATAGTGTCAGGCAGTATGAATTTGACTAATAAAAGCCAACTCCAACATTTACTTATAGTTTTACCAATTATAAAATATTGTCATAAATATGGAAAGGGGAGTTGCAAATGTTAAAGAAGGTTTACGCATTAGTTATATCGTTGGCTTTGGTAAATATTCTTGTTGGGAATTTTAGTTTTGCTGGAGAAACCAAAAATCCTGGATTTAAGATCTCCGGTTATGTAGATTCAGATTTTTCATATTCAAAAACTGCTTCACCTTATGTAAAGTCAGGCTTTAAAATTGAGATATGCGGAGGTAAATATAATGATTTAACTGATGAAAGCGGGTATTTTGAAATCATATTACCTGCTGATACAGATAATTAGTAAACCTGGTTATTTAACAAGAACTCTGGAAAATATCTTTTCATATTATTCTGAAATATTTTTTTTAAGCAATCCAATCAGTCTGCTAGCAGGTGATATGCCAATAAACGGAAAACAGGATGGCGTTATTAATATGGGCGATCTAATAGTAATGGCTAAATCCTTTGGTAAAATAAAGGCAGATGCAGCATTTGACGAAATAAGTGATTTGAATAAGGATGACATCATCAACATGGCTGATATTGTTATTACTGCCAAATCATTTGGAAAGACTGTATCAGACTATCCCGAAATTCATATGCCAATACCTACAGAAACCCGTAACCCAATGCCCACACCAACAGTTACACCATGGACTTCAAGTTCGGTTA
The genomic region above belongs to Pseudobacteroides sp. and contains:
- a CDS encoding tetratricopeptide repeat protein, yielding MKNNDFEFNNISKLIERDRHIRILSDFLKQLHTEKRGILRIVANHGSGATSFLNIASISALKLNYEIININEYNNDKTIDKLKTCNTNNLQYFKSPLYERVINSKKDGQIIIIDNIDQIDKDILSNLNKLLSSETNFVLALIYSTISNLTTNVDYIDIPIYKTIFLEPLSPKGLHQLLNNVLVWDKPPNILLEYLYNKTKGMPKYIMSEIEFLIKEEILFHDNNNGWSVNEEYLSTLVNKINRNNYFPKNNLPAETTEFVGRKDEIREICSLLEKARLVTLIGPGGIGKSRLSLKVALLCLSKFTDGVFWISLSQITRTELLISNIAKILNIVEIEGHNTLDYIKSTLKNRRLLIILDNFEQIIDSAPVLSDLLSTAANLSLLVTSRQPLKVYGEHLFNVPPLEIPDPHSCVTVELLEKQPAVRLFLARAQAIKNDFSITQENASQIADLCQFLEGIPLAIELAAANIAQISIQTMLNQSQNRLSWLISESNSLSDRQRTMKNTIEWGYNLLSTNQKRIFIRLGVFKGKFNIKAVSAVINKNNDIENLYEDLLSLTNKSILTLDSEFEERDKICFNMLEILREYAVLLLSTDSDEKIIKECHADYFFSYVIDAENNFYYSNHQTSLIMVDQAYLDIICALEYYRITDCLEKELELAVAMGYYWEARGYWKKGQSIFKSLIQKQDNSLNANCYIKAYQWFGRFVFLNGNYEEAVNIFEQGLRLAMERNDLIGEASIRYNLALTYNISGNLKYEVELLNQSLSVYREACYKRGIAEVLQELGQVYYFKGSYDAAEMYLNESLDIYKEYNDRYGILRTYGRMGLVLRGKGEFEQAMQMLHRYLLACEEIDDRVEMAFALINIAELARSQCDYVVAESYYLRGLNLGYELGYIAIIASIKKDLGEIYHYKGNINKASKLFDESLTILEETGYKGDVPWVYRNMAELELARGNYLKAEELFLIGLKFYIEIKQNTLSYIFLVFEGLATVSAMLEDYNRAACLYSAANKLFQTVGNLLAINDINSFNNRLNALHSKMDASAFETSWNEGHSMSLEHAIGYALDDNKYDRTMANKMINYINENYEKDISLNEISEYFNMSTSYLSTMFKYYTGQNFKDYLNLCRVKASKELMKKNSSLKINEIASKVGCNGSVTFIRMFRKYEGMSPGQYYSNLKINEKK
- a CDS encoding glycosyl hydrolase; the encoded protein is MFKQKKLSILTIIILLTSVTLFPTAGSYAVSDLKVGAWIGEQPTDQGVKAFNQLQNRNLDIVHMFVDWSTNFDSIRNNVNSASANNAILLFTWEPWEYDTVQIMNGNADNYIKKMAQDMKSYGKEIWLRPLHEANGDWYPWAIGYKSGKNTNSTYISAFRHIVDIFRNEGTNNVKFIFNVNCSNVGPNTSFTGIYPGDNYVDYNSIDGYNWGTTQSWGSTWQTFDQIFSSAYNSLKNYNKQIFIAEWASTEIGGNKAQWITDSFNTIKSSYDKIFAQVWFSHNKETDWRINSSESALSAYKNAIKKTSSTSTPTNTPTNTPTNVPTNTSSRVVQDINMDGVVNMADVLQIAIAFNSVRGNPNYKTTLDLNNDGVINMSDVIMCAVKFNTICL